A genome region from Arachis duranensis cultivar V14167 chromosome 6, aradu.V14167.gnm2.J7QH, whole genome shotgun sequence includes the following:
- the LOC107495295 gene encoding LOW QUALITY PROTEIN: probable galacturonosyltransferase-like 1 (The sequence of the model RefSeq protein was modified relative to this genomic sequence to represent the inferred CDS: deleted 1 base in 1 codon; substituted 1 base at 1 genomic stop codon), with protein MTLDKTYIRGSMAVILSVLQHSSCPQNFFFHFVSSTKSNSSSLLHTTFSNSNSITSRRIXTSIRSVLDCPLNYARSYLPTILPTCVKKIIYLDSDLVLVDEITKLASTPLNKDQVLAAPEYCNANFTAYFTPTFWSKPSLSLTFVNRKACCFNTGVMVIDLEKWREGDYTRKIEEWMELQKRLRIYELGSLPPFLLVFAGKIGSVDHQWNQHGLGGDNFRGLCRDLHPGPVSLLHWSGKGKPWMRLDANRPCPLDALWAPYDLLITPFSLGS; from the exons ATGACACTAGACAAGACATACATACGAGGTTCCATGGCAGTAATCCTAAGTGTCCTTCAACACTCTTCATGTCCACAAaacttcttcttccattttgtTTCATCAACAAAATCCAACTCATCATCACTCTTACACACCACATTCTCAAATTCAAACTCTATAACTTCA CGACGAATTTGAACATCAATTCGCTCCGTCCTCGATTGCCCTCTAAACTACGCAAGATCCTACCTCCCAACCATTCTCCCAACATGCGTGAAAAAGATCATCTACCTCGACTCCGACCTCGTTCTAGTCGATGAAATTACGAAACTAGCCTCCACCCCATTAAACAAGGATCAAGTTCTTGCAGCACCGGAATACTGCAATGCAAACTTCACAGCTTACTTCACTCCCACGTTTTGGTCCAAGCCTTCGCTTTCACTAACGTTTGTGAATCGAAAAGCTTGTTGCTTCAACACTGGGGTGATGGTGATTGATCTTGAGAAATGGAGGGAAGGAGATTACACAAGGAAGATAGAGGAATGGATGGAGCTTCAGAAGAGGTTGAGGATCTATGAGCTTGGATCGCTGCCGCCATTTTTGCTGGTTTTCGCGGGAAAGATCGGAAGTGTGGATCATCAGTGGAACCAGCATGGGCTTGGTGGAGATAACTTTAGAGGTTTGTGTAGGGATCTTCATCCTGGACCTGTGAGTTTGTTGCATTGGAGTGGGAAAGGGAAGCCATGGATGAGGCTTGATGCTAATAGACCTTGTCCTTTGGATGCTCTTTGGGCACCTtatgatcttttgatcactccTTTTTCTTTGGGTTCttga